In Carassius carassius chromosome 2, fCarCar2.1, whole genome shotgun sequence, the DNA window GGTTAATTTAAGGTTAAGGGAATTTACAATTATTAGAAACATAACTCTGAACACATAATTCTAACCTCTAACATCAGTTGGTAAGTACTAAAGTCTGTGTTTTAGACAGGACATTCTCTACCAATGTTTGTTCATTCTGTGCAgaagctgtatgtgtgtgttgtcagTGCTATTCTCTCACCTTTGGATAAATCTGGGTTTTCAAACCTAATTTCAGCTTGTGTGATTTCAGTTATATTGCAAAATGGAGAACACGTGTTCACCATCTCATACAACAACACTCCTAGAGCCCAGACGTTTGTAGAGATGGCGTAGAATCTGCCACAGGTGAAGAGCTCAGGTGGGAAGTAAGCCTGTATTCCTGTAAGCAAGACATGTTCAGCATTGAGCAATTCTTATAAGAATCACATGATCAGTAATAAGTCACTAAATACTGGTTTCCACACTCTGTTACACAAAATGCCAGCTCACCTCTATATTGACTGCGATCATAGCCATTACTACTAATAAGATGACCACAGCCAAAGTCTATTAACTTGAGCTCCAAAGTGTGTTTTCTCAACAGGATATTGTCTGGATGAATATCATTATGAAAAACACCGCACTCAATGCAGTGCTGTACTGCTTGCACCGCCTGACACATGATGAGCCGTGCTGTTGTCTCATTCATGTTAGGGTTATTGTTGATGAAGTCCAATAAGCTCTCGCAGGGATCCGGATTCTCCATCACGAGAGTGAATACTTGAGGGTGCTCAAACCACTCATATAGTTGGATGACGTAGGGGCTTATGGGTCCTTGCCTCATCGTTAGCATCAGCG includes these proteins:
- the LOC132096628 gene encoding serine/threonine-protein kinase pim-2-like, giving the protein MKKPFCCQNKVEPFVPPPELDDPELSPVPEPSDCVPTNESISTRYIVQNIIGEGGYGKVYEGIRISDGKKVAIKRIKKTVRDHYLQTTVHPKPLITEVALMLTMRQGPISPYVIQLYEWFEHPQVFTLVMENPDPCESLLDFINNNPNMNETTARLIMCQAVQAVQHCIECGVFHNDIHPDNILLRKHTLELKLIDFGCGHLISSNGYDRSQYRGIQAYFPPELFTCGRFYAISTNVWALGVLLYEMVNTCSPFCNITEITQAEIRFENPDLSKECRDLIVQCLNRDPTERLTLEQILLHDWCKTVDLEESED